One Rosa chinensis cultivar Old Blush chromosome 5, RchiOBHm-V2, whole genome shotgun sequence genomic region harbors:
- the LOC112202319 gene encoding ABC transporter G family member 9 isoform X2 — translation MTSFVKKFESHIGSVIEEICVGLGPSGELRYPAHFGDGIWKFPGIGEFQCYDKYMLDNLKMAACEEGKPQWGEGGPPNAGYYNSLPSGAPFFEEGEESFLSDYGCFFLEWYSGSLLGHADAILAKAAKILKKYQEDKQTSILLVAKIGGIYWWYQTVAHPAELTAGYYNTALRDGYDPVASIFSRHGAALHVSCLEMMDGETPESYLCSPEGLLQQLWSVSKKRIIHLIGRNTNERFDRVSLWQIHDNCYHSQAEVMMELEIQTDKSSPDETPSVFKKSIRPVTLKFEDVIYKIRIKNVGIEGILWPQRSKETEKVILKGVTGMAEPGEILAMLGPSGSGKTTLLTALGGRLGGQLAGSITYNGKPISNAMKRNTGFVSQYDFLYPHLTVVETLVFTALLRLPNTLTKEEKVSQAESVIAQLGLTQCRNSIIGHEFLRGVSGGERRRVSIGQELLVNPSLLILDEPTSGLDSTTAQCIVSGLSELASGGRTIVMTIHQPSSRLFYMFHKLLLLSEGNALYFGKVSAVMDYFSDIGFASSVPMNPADFLLDVANGLTSDGAHANDSMDDHMQSIVVAYKERLSEKLKEELAGKQFNEDKLSNGPEDNSKEEFGRWPTTWWQQFSVLLRRGVRERKHESFSPLKIFEVLAVSFLTALLWWKSHISHLQDQIGIFFFICGFWGFFPLLEAISTFPQEHKMLQKERSSGTYRLSSYFISRIVADLPMELVLPTLFLAITYWSAGLKSTIGHFLHALLVLLLSVSVSQGLGLALGALAMDHEVAMTLGSVFMLSFLLVGGYYVQQVPRFIAWIKYLSFSHYSYKLFLGSQYKTDETYPCDDAGGVCVIADYPAIKMVGLDGQFSSVIALVFMLVGYRLIAHVDWGYRKIM, via the exons ATGACCAGTTTTGTTAAGAAATTTGAATCCCATATTGGAAGTGTCATAGAAGAAATTTGTGTTGGTCTTGGTCCTTCTGGTGAACTTAG GTATCCTGCACATTTTGGTGATGGTATATGGAAGTTCCCTGGAATTGGCGAGTTCCAGTGCTATGACAAGTACAT GCTGGACAACCTAAAGATGGCCGCATGTGAGGAAGGGAAGCCTCAATGGGGAGAAGGGGGACCACCAAATGCTGGCTATTACAATAGTCTTCCATCTGGAGCTCCTTTCTTTGAAGAGGGAGAGGAAAGCTTTCTTTCTGATTATGGGTGCTTTTTCCTT GAATGGTATAGTGGTAGTTTGCTTGGTCATGCAGATGCTATTCTTGCAAAGGCAGCCAAAATTTTGAAGAAGTATCAAGAAGACAAGCAAACTTCTATTCTGTTAGTGGCTAAAATTGGTGGAATATATTGGTGGTACCAGACAGTAGCACACCCTGCTGAACTCACAGCTGGATACTACAACACTGCTCTGAGGGATGGTTATGATCCTGTTGCTTCAATTTTTTCTCGTCATGGAGCTGCTTTGCATGTGTC CTGCTTGGAAATGATGGATGGTGAAACACCAGAATCCTATCTCTGCAGCCCAGAAGGATTACTGCAACAG TTATGGAGTGTTTCGAAGAAAAGGATAATACATTTGATCGGGAGAAACACCAACGAACGATTTGACAGG GTTAGTTTATGGCAAATACATGACAACTGTTACCATTCACAGGCGGAAGTT ATGATGGAATTAGAGATACAGACTGACAAAAGCTCCCCAGATGAAACCCCCTCCGTCTTTAAGAAATCGATTCGACCAGTCACATTGAAG TTTGAGGACGTAATCTACAAGATCAGAATCAAGAATGTGGGAATAGAAGGAATATTATGGCCGCAGAGGAGCAAGGAGACTGAGAAAGTGATATTGAAGGGTGTGACAGGAATGGCAGAACCAGGTGAAATTCTAGCCATGTTAGGTCCATCCGGAAGTGGCAAAACGACTCTCCTAACCGCACTAGGAGGCCGTCTCGGTGGCCAACTCGCCGGAAGCATAACCTACAACGGCAAACCCATATCAAACGCAATGAAAAGAAACACTGGATTCGTTTCCCAATACGATTTTCTCTATCCCCATCTAACAGTGgtcgaaaccctagttttcACTGCCCTTCTCCGCTTGCCAAACACTCTAACCAAGGAAGAGAAGGTATCCCAAGCCGAATCGGTTATAGCCCAACTCGGATTAACCCAGTGCCGAAACAGCATTATAGGTCATGAGTTCCTGAGGGGTGTTTCAGGAGGCGAGCGGAGAAGGGTGAGCATAGGGCAAGAGTTGCTTGTAAACCCTAGCTTGCTCATATTGGATGAACCCACCTCCGGCCTTGATTCCACCACAGCTCAATGCATCGTTTCGGGATTGTCTGAGTTAGCCAGTGGTGGAAGAACAATAGTGATGACAATACACCAGCCTTCCAGTAGGCTGTTTTACATGTTTCACAAGCTGTTGCTGTTATCGGAAGGAAATGCTTTGTATTTTGGCAAGGTCTCTGCAGTCATGGACTACTTTTCGGACATTGGGTTTGCCTCATCGGTACCCATGAATCCTGCTGATTTTCTCTTGGACGTTGCTAATG GGTTGACAAGTGATGGTGCGCATGCAAATGATTCCATGGATGATCACATGCAGAGCATCGTTGTGGCCTATAAAGAGAGGCTTTCGGAGAAATTGAAGGAGGAACTTGCAGGCAAACAATTCAATGAAGATAAATTATCAAATGGTCCAGAAGACAATAGTAAGGAGGAGTTTGGGAGGTGGCCGACAACATGGTGGCAGCAATTCAGTGTGTTGTTGAGGAGAGGAGTGAGGGAGAGGAAGCATGAGTCCTTCTCTCCTCTCAAGATTTTTGAGGTGCTTGCAGTCTCTTTTCTTACTGCCCTGCTATGGTGGAAATCGCATATTTCCCACTTACAAGACCAG ATTgggattttcttctttatttgcGGATTCTGGGGCTTTTTTCCTCTCTTAGAAGCAATCTCTACATTTCCCCAAGAGCACAAGATGCTCCAAAAGGAACGGTCTTCTGGCACTTACAGACTTTCCTCCTATTTCATATCAAGGATTGTCGCTGACCTACCCATGGAACTTGTTCTTCCTACCCTATTCCTCGCAATAACATACTGGTCAGCAGGCCTAAAATCCACTATTGGACACTTCTTGCATGCCTTGTTGGTTCTGTTACTCAGTGTTTCAGTTTCTCAAGGCTTAGGACTTGCTCTTGGTGCTTTGGCAATGGACCATGAGGTGGCCATGACACTTGGATCAGTCTTCATGCTGTCATTCCTTCTAGTTGGTGGATACTATGTTCAACAGGTGCCTAGATTTATAGCTTGGATCAAGTACCTTTCGTTCTCTCACTACTCGTACAAACTCTTCTTGGGGTCTCAATACAAGACAGATGAGACATATCCATGTGACGATGCTGGAGGAGTTTGCGTGATTGCAGATTATCCAGCTATAAAAATGGTGGGGCTTGATGGACAATTTAGCTCCGTGATTGCTTTGGTTTTCATGCTTGTAGGTTACAGGCTAATTGCTCATGTCGATTGGGGTTACAGGAAAATAATGTAG
- the LOC112202319 gene encoding ABC transporter G family member 9 isoform X3: MTTVTIHRRKFSLNSSTVTANEQQMMELEIQTDKSSPDETPSVFKKSIRPVTLKFEDVIYKIRIKNVGIEGILWPQRSKETEKVILKGVTGMAEPGEILAMLGPSGSGKTTLLTALGGRLGGQLAGSITYNGKPISNAMKRNTGFVSQYDFLYPHLTVVETLVFTALLRLPNTLTKEEKVSQAESVIAQLGLTQCRNSIIGHEFLRGVSGGERRRVSIGQELLVNPSLLILDEPTSGLDSTTAQCIVSGLSELASGGRTIVMTIHQPSSRLFYMFHKLLLLSEGNALYFGKVSAVMDYFSDIGFASSVPMNPADFLLDVANGLTSDGAHANDSMDDHMQSIVVAYKERLSEKLKEELAGKQFNEDKLSNGPEDNSKEEFGRWPTTWWQQFSVLLRRGVRERKHESFSPLKIFEVLAVSFLTALLWWKSHISHLQDQIGIFFFICGFWGFFPLLEAISTFPQEHKMLQKERSSGTYRLSSYFISRIVADLPMELVLPTLFLAITYWSAGLKSTIGHFLHALLVLLLSVSVSQGLGLALGALAMDHEVAMTLGSVFMLSFLLVGGYYVQQVPRFIAWIKYLSFSHYSYKLFLGSQYKTDETYPCDDAGGVCVIADYPAIKMVGLDGQFSSVIALVFMLVGYRLIAHVDWGYRKIM, from the exons ATGACAACTGTTACCATTCACAGGCGGAAGTT TTCTCTCAACTCTAGTACTGTTACTGCTAATGAGCAACAGATGATGGAATTAGAGATACAGACTGACAAAAGCTCCCCAGATGAAACCCCCTCCGTCTTTAAGAAATCGATTCGACCAGTCACATTGAAG TTTGAGGACGTAATCTACAAGATCAGAATCAAGAATGTGGGAATAGAAGGAATATTATGGCCGCAGAGGAGCAAGGAGACTGAGAAAGTGATATTGAAGGGTGTGACAGGAATGGCAGAACCAGGTGAAATTCTAGCCATGTTAGGTCCATCCGGAAGTGGCAAAACGACTCTCCTAACCGCACTAGGAGGCCGTCTCGGTGGCCAACTCGCCGGAAGCATAACCTACAACGGCAAACCCATATCAAACGCAATGAAAAGAAACACTGGATTCGTTTCCCAATACGATTTTCTCTATCCCCATCTAACAGTGgtcgaaaccctagttttcACTGCCCTTCTCCGCTTGCCAAACACTCTAACCAAGGAAGAGAAGGTATCCCAAGCCGAATCGGTTATAGCCCAACTCGGATTAACCCAGTGCCGAAACAGCATTATAGGTCATGAGTTCCTGAGGGGTGTTTCAGGAGGCGAGCGGAGAAGGGTGAGCATAGGGCAAGAGTTGCTTGTAAACCCTAGCTTGCTCATATTGGATGAACCCACCTCCGGCCTTGATTCCACCACAGCTCAATGCATCGTTTCGGGATTGTCTGAGTTAGCCAGTGGTGGAAGAACAATAGTGATGACAATACACCAGCCTTCCAGTAGGCTGTTTTACATGTTTCACAAGCTGTTGCTGTTATCGGAAGGAAATGCTTTGTATTTTGGCAAGGTCTCTGCAGTCATGGACTACTTTTCGGACATTGGGTTTGCCTCATCGGTACCCATGAATCCTGCTGATTTTCTCTTGGACGTTGCTAATG GGTTGACAAGTGATGGTGCGCATGCAAATGATTCCATGGATGATCACATGCAGAGCATCGTTGTGGCCTATAAAGAGAGGCTTTCGGAGAAATTGAAGGAGGAACTTGCAGGCAAACAATTCAATGAAGATAAATTATCAAATGGTCCAGAAGACAATAGTAAGGAGGAGTTTGGGAGGTGGCCGACAACATGGTGGCAGCAATTCAGTGTGTTGTTGAGGAGAGGAGTGAGGGAGAGGAAGCATGAGTCCTTCTCTCCTCTCAAGATTTTTGAGGTGCTTGCAGTCTCTTTTCTTACTGCCCTGCTATGGTGGAAATCGCATATTTCCCACTTACAAGACCAG ATTgggattttcttctttatttgcGGATTCTGGGGCTTTTTTCCTCTCTTAGAAGCAATCTCTACATTTCCCCAAGAGCACAAGATGCTCCAAAAGGAACGGTCTTCTGGCACTTACAGACTTTCCTCCTATTTCATATCAAGGATTGTCGCTGACCTACCCATGGAACTTGTTCTTCCTACCCTATTCCTCGCAATAACATACTGGTCAGCAGGCCTAAAATCCACTATTGGACACTTCTTGCATGCCTTGTTGGTTCTGTTACTCAGTGTTTCAGTTTCTCAAGGCTTAGGACTTGCTCTTGGTGCTTTGGCAATGGACCATGAGGTGGCCATGACACTTGGATCAGTCTTCATGCTGTCATTCCTTCTAGTTGGTGGATACTATGTTCAACAGGTGCCTAGATTTATAGCTTGGATCAAGTACCTTTCGTTCTCTCACTACTCGTACAAACTCTTCTTGGGGTCTCAATACAAGACAGATGAGACATATCCATGTGACGATGCTGGAGGAGTTTGCGTGATTGCAGATTATCCAGCTATAAAAATGGTGGGGCTTGATGGACAATTTAGCTCCGTGATTGCTTTGGTTTTCATGCTTGTAGGTTACAGGCTAATTGCTCATGTCGATTGGGGTTACAGGAAAATAATGTAG
- the LOC112202319 gene encoding ABC transporter G family member 9 isoform X1: protein MAMAENAGVVCKCTARRSFRFRQPKHSNLRNLSRIPLFTRRPSLAGKLTLLSTSAQEKSRPAVLSSTRHKRIPIYVMMPVDAFCIDGSGIPRIRRLKALTASLKALKLAGVHGIAVEVWWGIIERFSPLAYDWSLYEKLFELISESGLKVHVALSFHSNVNSSSCRNGGVSLPLWITQIGDSNKHIYYRDKNGFSSDDYLTLGVDNLPLFCGRTALQCYEDFMTSFVKKFESHIGSVIEEICVGLGPSGELRYPAHFGDGIWKFPGIGEFQCYDKYMLDNLKMAACEEGKPQWGEGGPPNAGYYNSLPSGAPFFEEGEESFLSDYGCFFLEWYSGSLLGHADAILAKAAKILKKYQEDKQTSILLVAKIGGIYWWYQTVAHPAELTAGYYNTALRDGYDPVASIFSRHGAALHVSCLEMMDGETPESYLCSPEGLLQQLWSVSKKRIIHLIGRNTNERFDRVSLWQIHDNCYHSQAEVMMELEIQTDKSSPDETPSVFKKSIRPVTLKFEDVIYKIRIKNVGIEGILWPQRSKETEKVILKGVTGMAEPGEILAMLGPSGSGKTTLLTALGGRLGGQLAGSITYNGKPISNAMKRNTGFVSQYDFLYPHLTVVETLVFTALLRLPNTLTKEEKVSQAESVIAQLGLTQCRNSIIGHEFLRGVSGGERRRVSIGQELLVNPSLLILDEPTSGLDSTTAQCIVSGLSELASGGRTIVMTIHQPSSRLFYMFHKLLLLSEGNALYFGKVSAVMDYFSDIGFASSVPMNPADFLLDVANGLTSDGAHANDSMDDHMQSIVVAYKERLSEKLKEELAGKQFNEDKLSNGPEDNSKEEFGRWPTTWWQQFSVLLRRGVRERKHESFSPLKIFEVLAVSFLTALLWWKSHISHLQDQIGIFFFICGFWGFFPLLEAISTFPQEHKMLQKERSSGTYRLSSYFISRIVADLPMELVLPTLFLAITYWSAGLKSTIGHFLHALLVLLLSVSVSQGLGLALGALAMDHEVAMTLGSVFMLSFLLVGGYYVQQVPRFIAWIKYLSFSHYSYKLFLGSQYKTDETYPCDDAGGVCVIADYPAIKMVGLDGQFSSVIALVFMLVGYRLIAHVDWGYRKIM from the exons ATGGCAATGGCTGAGAATGCTGGAGTAGTCTGCAAATGCACAGCCAGGAGGAGTTTCCGCTTCAGGCAACCCAAGCACTCCAATCTCCGAAACCTTTCCAGAATTCCTCTCTTCACTCGCCGCCCATCTCTTGCCGgaaaactcacccttctcag CACGAGTGCACAAGAGAAATCAAGGCCTGCGGTATTGTCATCTACGAGACATAAGAGAATTCCCATATATGTGATGATGCCTGTTGATGCATTCTGCATAGATGGTTCTGGGATTCCAAGGATTAGGAG ACTCAAGGCCTTAACTGCATCTCTAAAAGCACTCAAGTTGGCAGGTGTCCATGGAATTGCAGTTGAGGTTTGGTGGGGAATCATAGAACGTTTCTCTCCCCTTGCATATGACTGGTCTCTATATGAAAAGCTATTTGAGCTGATTTCTGAGTCAGGGTTAAAGGTGCATGTTGCCTTGTCTTTTCACTCAAATGTAAACTCTTCTTCTTGCAGAAATGGGGGTGTAAGTCTTCCGCTTTGGATCACACAG ATTGGTGACAGCAATAAGCATATATACTATCGAGACAAAAATGGGTTTTCAAGTGATGATTATCTTACGCTAGGGGTTGATAACCTTCCTCTGTTTTGTGGCCGGACTGCCCTTCAATGTTATGAAGATTTTATGACCAGTTTTGTTAAGAAATTTGAATCCCATATTGGAAGTGTCATAGAAGAAATTTGTGTTGGTCTTGGTCCTTCTGGTGAACTTAG GTATCCTGCACATTTTGGTGATGGTATATGGAAGTTCCCTGGAATTGGCGAGTTCCAGTGCTATGACAAGTACAT GCTGGACAACCTAAAGATGGCCGCATGTGAGGAAGGGAAGCCTCAATGGGGAGAAGGGGGACCACCAAATGCTGGCTATTACAATAGTCTTCCATCTGGAGCTCCTTTCTTTGAAGAGGGAGAGGAAAGCTTTCTTTCTGATTATGGGTGCTTTTTCCTT GAATGGTATAGTGGTAGTTTGCTTGGTCATGCAGATGCTATTCTTGCAAAGGCAGCCAAAATTTTGAAGAAGTATCAAGAAGACAAGCAAACTTCTATTCTGTTAGTGGCTAAAATTGGTGGAATATATTGGTGGTACCAGACAGTAGCACACCCTGCTGAACTCACAGCTGGATACTACAACACTGCTCTGAGGGATGGTTATGATCCTGTTGCTTCAATTTTTTCTCGTCATGGAGCTGCTTTGCATGTGTC CTGCTTGGAAATGATGGATGGTGAAACACCAGAATCCTATCTCTGCAGCCCAGAAGGATTACTGCAACAG TTATGGAGTGTTTCGAAGAAAAGGATAATACATTTGATCGGGAGAAACACCAACGAACGATTTGACAGG GTTAGTTTATGGCAAATACATGACAACTGTTACCATTCACAGGCGGAAGTT ATGATGGAATTAGAGATACAGACTGACAAAAGCTCCCCAGATGAAACCCCCTCCGTCTTTAAGAAATCGATTCGACCAGTCACATTGAAG TTTGAGGACGTAATCTACAAGATCAGAATCAAGAATGTGGGAATAGAAGGAATATTATGGCCGCAGAGGAGCAAGGAGACTGAGAAAGTGATATTGAAGGGTGTGACAGGAATGGCAGAACCAGGTGAAATTCTAGCCATGTTAGGTCCATCCGGAAGTGGCAAAACGACTCTCCTAACCGCACTAGGAGGCCGTCTCGGTGGCCAACTCGCCGGAAGCATAACCTACAACGGCAAACCCATATCAAACGCAATGAAAAGAAACACTGGATTCGTTTCCCAATACGATTTTCTCTATCCCCATCTAACAGTGgtcgaaaccctagttttcACTGCCCTTCTCCGCTTGCCAAACACTCTAACCAAGGAAGAGAAGGTATCCCAAGCCGAATCGGTTATAGCCCAACTCGGATTAACCCAGTGCCGAAACAGCATTATAGGTCATGAGTTCCTGAGGGGTGTTTCAGGAGGCGAGCGGAGAAGGGTGAGCATAGGGCAAGAGTTGCTTGTAAACCCTAGCTTGCTCATATTGGATGAACCCACCTCCGGCCTTGATTCCACCACAGCTCAATGCATCGTTTCGGGATTGTCTGAGTTAGCCAGTGGTGGAAGAACAATAGTGATGACAATACACCAGCCTTCCAGTAGGCTGTTTTACATGTTTCACAAGCTGTTGCTGTTATCGGAAGGAAATGCTTTGTATTTTGGCAAGGTCTCTGCAGTCATGGACTACTTTTCGGACATTGGGTTTGCCTCATCGGTACCCATGAATCCTGCTGATTTTCTCTTGGACGTTGCTAATG GGTTGACAAGTGATGGTGCGCATGCAAATGATTCCATGGATGATCACATGCAGAGCATCGTTGTGGCCTATAAAGAGAGGCTTTCGGAGAAATTGAAGGAGGAACTTGCAGGCAAACAATTCAATGAAGATAAATTATCAAATGGTCCAGAAGACAATAGTAAGGAGGAGTTTGGGAGGTGGCCGACAACATGGTGGCAGCAATTCAGTGTGTTGTTGAGGAGAGGAGTGAGGGAGAGGAAGCATGAGTCCTTCTCTCCTCTCAAGATTTTTGAGGTGCTTGCAGTCTCTTTTCTTACTGCCCTGCTATGGTGGAAATCGCATATTTCCCACTTACAAGACCAG ATTgggattttcttctttatttgcGGATTCTGGGGCTTTTTTCCTCTCTTAGAAGCAATCTCTACATTTCCCCAAGAGCACAAGATGCTCCAAAAGGAACGGTCTTCTGGCACTTACAGACTTTCCTCCTATTTCATATCAAGGATTGTCGCTGACCTACCCATGGAACTTGTTCTTCCTACCCTATTCCTCGCAATAACATACTGGTCAGCAGGCCTAAAATCCACTATTGGACACTTCTTGCATGCCTTGTTGGTTCTGTTACTCAGTGTTTCAGTTTCTCAAGGCTTAGGACTTGCTCTTGGTGCTTTGGCAATGGACCATGAGGTGGCCATGACACTTGGATCAGTCTTCATGCTGTCATTCCTTCTAGTTGGTGGATACTATGTTCAACAGGTGCCTAGATTTATAGCTTGGATCAAGTACCTTTCGTTCTCTCACTACTCGTACAAACTCTTCTTGGGGTCTCAATACAAGACAGATGAGACATATCCATGTGACGATGCTGGAGGAGTTTGCGTGATTGCAGATTATCCAGCTATAAAAATGGTGGGGCTTGATGGACAATTTAGCTCCGTGATTGCTTTGGTTTTCATGCTTGTAGGTTACAGGCTAATTGCTCATGTCGATTGGGGTTACAGGAAAATAATGTAG
- the LOC112202319 gene encoding ABC transporter G family member 9 isoform X4, giving the protein MMYKCVSLWQIHDNCYHSQAEVMMELEIQTDKSSPDETPSVFKKSIRPVTLKFEDVIYKIRIKNVGIEGILWPQRSKETEKVILKGVTGMAEPGEILAMLGPSGSGKTTLLTALGGRLGGQLAGSITYNGKPISNAMKRNTGFVSQYDFLYPHLTVVETLVFTALLRLPNTLTKEEKVSQAESVIAQLGLTQCRNSIIGHEFLRGVSGGERRRVSIGQELLVNPSLLILDEPTSGLDSTTAQCIVSGLSELASGGRTIVMTIHQPSSRLFYMFHKLLLLSEGNALYFGKVSAVMDYFSDIGFASSVPMNPADFLLDVANGLTSDGAHANDSMDDHMQSIVVAYKERLSEKLKEELAGKQFNEDKLSNGPEDNSKEEFGRWPTTWWQQFSVLLRRGVRERKHESFSPLKIFEVLAVSFLTALLWWKSHISHLQDQIGIFFFICGFWGFFPLLEAISTFPQEHKMLQKERSSGTYRLSSYFISRIVADLPMELVLPTLFLAITYWSAGLKSTIGHFLHALLVLLLSVSVSQGLGLALGALAMDHEVAMTLGSVFMLSFLLVGGYYVQQVPRFIAWIKYLSFSHYSYKLFLGSQYKTDETYPCDDAGGVCVIADYPAIKMVGLDGQFSSVIALVFMLVGYRLIAHVDWGYRKIM; this is encoded by the exons ATGATGTACAAATGT GTTAGTTTATGGCAAATACATGACAACTGTTACCATTCACAGGCGGAAGTT ATGATGGAATTAGAGATACAGACTGACAAAAGCTCCCCAGATGAAACCCCCTCCGTCTTTAAGAAATCGATTCGACCAGTCACATTGAAG TTTGAGGACGTAATCTACAAGATCAGAATCAAGAATGTGGGAATAGAAGGAATATTATGGCCGCAGAGGAGCAAGGAGACTGAGAAAGTGATATTGAAGGGTGTGACAGGAATGGCAGAACCAGGTGAAATTCTAGCCATGTTAGGTCCATCCGGAAGTGGCAAAACGACTCTCCTAACCGCACTAGGAGGCCGTCTCGGTGGCCAACTCGCCGGAAGCATAACCTACAACGGCAAACCCATATCAAACGCAATGAAAAGAAACACTGGATTCGTTTCCCAATACGATTTTCTCTATCCCCATCTAACAGTGgtcgaaaccctagttttcACTGCCCTTCTCCGCTTGCCAAACACTCTAACCAAGGAAGAGAAGGTATCCCAAGCCGAATCGGTTATAGCCCAACTCGGATTAACCCAGTGCCGAAACAGCATTATAGGTCATGAGTTCCTGAGGGGTGTTTCAGGAGGCGAGCGGAGAAGGGTGAGCATAGGGCAAGAGTTGCTTGTAAACCCTAGCTTGCTCATATTGGATGAACCCACCTCCGGCCTTGATTCCACCACAGCTCAATGCATCGTTTCGGGATTGTCTGAGTTAGCCAGTGGTGGAAGAACAATAGTGATGACAATACACCAGCCTTCCAGTAGGCTGTTTTACATGTTTCACAAGCTGTTGCTGTTATCGGAAGGAAATGCTTTGTATTTTGGCAAGGTCTCTGCAGTCATGGACTACTTTTCGGACATTGGGTTTGCCTCATCGGTACCCATGAATCCTGCTGATTTTCTCTTGGACGTTGCTAATG GGTTGACAAGTGATGGTGCGCATGCAAATGATTCCATGGATGATCACATGCAGAGCATCGTTGTGGCCTATAAAGAGAGGCTTTCGGAGAAATTGAAGGAGGAACTTGCAGGCAAACAATTCAATGAAGATAAATTATCAAATGGTCCAGAAGACAATAGTAAGGAGGAGTTTGGGAGGTGGCCGACAACATGGTGGCAGCAATTCAGTGTGTTGTTGAGGAGAGGAGTGAGGGAGAGGAAGCATGAGTCCTTCTCTCCTCTCAAGATTTTTGAGGTGCTTGCAGTCTCTTTTCTTACTGCCCTGCTATGGTGGAAATCGCATATTTCCCACTTACAAGACCAG ATTgggattttcttctttatttgcGGATTCTGGGGCTTTTTTCCTCTCTTAGAAGCAATCTCTACATTTCCCCAAGAGCACAAGATGCTCCAAAAGGAACGGTCTTCTGGCACTTACAGACTTTCCTCCTATTTCATATCAAGGATTGTCGCTGACCTACCCATGGAACTTGTTCTTCCTACCCTATTCCTCGCAATAACATACTGGTCAGCAGGCCTAAAATCCACTATTGGACACTTCTTGCATGCCTTGTTGGTTCTGTTACTCAGTGTTTCAGTTTCTCAAGGCTTAGGACTTGCTCTTGGTGCTTTGGCAATGGACCATGAGGTGGCCATGACACTTGGATCAGTCTTCATGCTGTCATTCCTTCTAGTTGGTGGATACTATGTTCAACAGGTGCCTAGATTTATAGCTTGGATCAAGTACCTTTCGTTCTCTCACTACTCGTACAAACTCTTCTTGGGGTCTCAATACAAGACAGATGAGACATATCCATGTGACGATGCTGGAGGAGTTTGCGTGATTGCAGATTATCCAGCTATAAAAATGGTGGGGCTTGATGGACAATTTAGCTCCGTGATTGCTTTGGTTTTCATGCTTGTAGGTTACAGGCTAATTGCTCATGTCGATTGGGGTTACAGGAAAATAATGTAG